tagtttcagtgaaggcaacTCTTAATGCTAcggcatacaatcacattcttgacagtttggggaaggccctttcctgtttcagcatgagaatgcccccgggcacacagcgaggtccatatataaatggttttgttaAGAACGGTGTgcaagaacttgactggcctgcacaaagccctgacctcaaccctatACGGTCTATGCCTCAACCCcattaatgctcttctggttgaGTGGAAGCAAATCCATGGAGCAATATGTAGCATAAAGcctcccagaagagtggaggttattatggtggcaaagggtggaccaactccataatTAATGTCCACAATTTTGGataagatgttggatgtcaggtgtccacatagctttggccatgtagtgtatatcaAAATGAGAGTATATAGgcctgaatatttaaaaaatcagcattCGGGGTGAAAACGGGGAAAAGAACAAAAGCGAGAAAGGTGTGATTCCAAAGATTCAGTGGTCCCTAACTGCTCTGTGACATAATCAATCAGCGTGTTCATGAGGGATTAACCTGCAATAAAGGGAGCGCATACGGGCTTGcgttttaattaaattctgGATTGGAAACGTGCGCAGTTAACGGACCGCTCGCCAAACGCGTGAACCGAAGATAAATATCCTTCTTTAAGACTTAAACCTGGGGAGATCTTCCCTGAACGGTAACTGGTCAAAGCCAAAGGGTGAAATTATAGAGAACTCGTCTGACCTCTCCGCACGAATGATGGAATTTCCCTTTCCCTTCTTTTCTAATGTCGGCAATATTAGCCGCGGCAATAAATGGAAATTTATCATCTAATCATGGAGAGAGCGGCAAAGGCTCGTGATGGGGAAATACTCTTGGGGTCCATTTCTCCCTGTGGAAACGGCCCATTAAATAGATTTTCTGCCGAGAGGAAATCTTATCTGCAGTGCGCCAGAGAAACGAGGGGGCTATTGTATATCTATGAGTGCGAGTTAAAATCCCTATAAGAAATAgatggggaaaataaaggatTATGGTCCAGACACCTTTGTCAATTTCTCCCCATCTACAGAGGATGGTATTAATgcatacccccctcccccctttttaaCCATGAATTCTACTTTTCAAGAAATTTATGTTAGACTGAtgtacaattttaaataaatatagagtAGACTTTCATCCATTgagaattcaaaataaataagcgAATTCAAATCTCCCAAAATACATAATCATGCGTCATTTACAAAAGGTTTCAAGAGAGTATATCATAGACAAATAgtatataaaatattgtattaacaataataataaacactggagtcaataattcattaaatgtaTGTCCAAAACACAAGAACCTTGTCACTCGTGATTAAAATCTAATGAAAATTTGACTATGTAAACACTGACCTCTAGTGGTAATTCACCAATTAGATGCCACATCATTGTAAAGAAAGGAGAAACAGCCCTACACATTCTGGACGGCGTTATTGGAGATTGTGTTTTATACGGTTTCAGTCATAACAGTGTTTTGTTATTCAATTCCACCTCTTGCCAAGTAATTTAGTGCAACCAGGACAGATGACTAAGGTACGCAACTTGGCATCGCCAGGACAAGACATCCCTAAAAGAAACACTATTAGCTGACAGCACAAAGGACCCTCAGGGCTTACTGGCTCCTAGCAGCACCCCAAGTGAGTGATGCATTGGCACCAGAGGTACTGTGCTCTGACTCAACTTCCATGTATTCGTTTTTAAGTTCTTAACAGTGAAAGCCCATCATGTACTTTTCTGGACAGAGAGCAAAAGACAGACTGAGAAATAAATTTACCAAAGAGcaagtaattaattaatacaaataattgGCAGCACAGATGACCAGAGTTCAGAAGTCAAGTGATTCAGCAGCACCTTCTGTTCCTACTGGCAGTACTGCTGATTCGCTAGCATATTTCAAGGTGAACTAATGTGTAATGGATACATTTCTTTGACCCTTCTCCTTGGAAAAGCCTGTCTACACAAGAAGTCCATCTCAGAGATTCTTGCAAATGGTCACCCCCTGTCTGCCCCACCCAAACCACCACCTCCGCCCCCATCAAAAAACCCTGATTGAGCAACACCATAGTCGCCATGTCTGTCCCTGTCAGCCTGTTCTTTTCACAGGCACAAGCAGAACAAACCGGTTGGCTATTTTTGCCTTCTGCCATTAAGGAACGCAGGCGACACTAGCATTATCAAGAACATTTTTCCAGGGTTTATAATGGAATCATACGagcatgaaaataaatctgtacgATTCATAAAACATCACTATAGCTAATAAATTACCACTCCTTTTTGTATGCCTTTCATTAATTTGTTGACAGATAGTGGAAGATAGTGGAAAATTTCCCACACACCAGAGAAAAAATGGTTATGTATGAATTTTAActttaatcaaatgaaaattttaaatgtctaaccaCTAGGTGGCAACAGGACAACATTAATGATCATGAGGCATTAAAAAGCAGTGTAAATactggtaaaaataaaataaaacatacaatacCACAGGACAAAAGGAaacgtttcatttttaataaatgtttatttgccAACTTTATTGTACAGGCCAGCAACAGTAGACGTCCTGTGAGAACCctgcaagataaaaaaaaaaattttttaatcacaaattaCTACTACAGACTTTAATATATAACTGCCTTTGAGAGTAATTCAAGTCTCAGCTCTTACACCttgcaaaaaaacatgcagttgaACAAGTCCAACACCCATTTTACACATATTGGCATCTTTGTGAAGACACTAAATTGGTGAATTAGATACTCATTAGGTTTTCACTGCTCATTTTATGCCAGTACATTTCTTTCAcccacatttattaatttatccaCATATACTACACTCTCATCAGGCTTATCTGCACAACActggataaatgtttttttatccaGTTCAAAGAGCAATTTGCATCAACCCAAATTCCAACACCAATGTAAAGCATTTGCAGATATTATTGGTTTTAACACAATCACTACAGACAGAGGACTCTTCAGCCAAAAACACTAAAGAAACTCCTGTACTTCCCACTACAGCTCCTCTCCAGATACCCCTCCAAATAGCCTAAGCCCACTCCCATGAGACATGTCATCCTAAGCATACCTGTGCACATTGTAAGGCTTTTATCTCATATCCAAAACAAAGCGCACTATCAACCTGGGTTTCATGTGACAAACTTTGAGCGAGGACTTAGCTTCTACAGCTCACAGAAGCACATTCAACTAATGCATGGCAGTGACATCATGTGGCGTACTGTCACACTGTTAACTTATTTAAGTGTGAACTTGGGGAATGACACACTTGAGTGTGAATGGTCAGGAGGGTCTCACTACAGGGACTGCAAGCAGGCCAGAGTGCTGCACTATTGCAAGCAGTCAGCATGAGAACGGACAGGAGTGCGTAAATGAGCAGCAGTGTGCAAACGaacaggtatgagtgtgtaacTGAAAGTGTGTGCAAATGGGCAGGTGTGCGCAAACGGACAGCTGTGCCTCACCGGGTCATTTAGTTCATTCTCCTGATGAGCCTGTTGATCTGGTCCTCTCTGTTGCCTgcatctcccccctccacaaAGTGGGTGGTCTTCTTGTTCATGCCACCACGGGGAGAGGAGAGCTTGAAGGGCCACAGGAAGTTGTTTGCGGCCTTGAAGTTCTTCCCGACGGTGTAGATCTCATGGATCAAGTCTTCGACGCAGATCAGGCCGAATTTGCCTAAAGAAATGAAGTGCAAAAACACTTATGTATGCAACAAACTAGTCCTTCTGTATGAAGAGACCCCTGCCCGGCTGAGTGGAACACCAGCATTGTAGGCATTCCGGCATGATTCACATAAGGGCATGCATCGTTTTTTCTATACCATCGTCAAAGGTACTGTTTCTTAtccaatgaatattaaaaattgcACAAAGCAACAGTATAAGGCTAATTTAAGATGAATTGTCCATTATGAATGAAACTCGctccatttcattaaaaaaagtcacATGACATTGCAAACAATATGTGAGGAGTAATTTGTGGAAACAAAGTGACAAAGAGAGTCAGAGCAAAGTGACACCCGCGGTGAAACACTACAGCCTCCGTCTGCACTTTTGATTAAGGGATTTAGCGtttatgtgcaataataatctACCCATCATGTGACATTTCTTTCAATCTTGTCAGGGCTTTGCTGCTGAGCGGATGTCACATCAACCCCAAATAAACAGGAGTATTGGATTTTTCTGGAGGCATTCGTATGGTAATGACTATTATGCTGAAAAAGACAACACATCCACTTTACATAATCAATTTCTTCCAAACACTGTGCCTATCAAGACATCAGATTGAACGTGGAAGTGTGTGGGTACAGCAAAAATGCATGTTACTACGCAATCTACTGTGCAATGAGCCATAGTAATCTAGGCCAGGTACTGTtgccaataaaacatttgaaattagACTAAATGCCATTCACCAATGGTTTAAGGCAGCACTAGCTTAGACAGCCATCTGCCTGACATTCTAATGAACCTGGAGGTTGTGATGTACGCTGGAATAAGGCTTGACAAGACTATTAATTGAAGTTGGCCAAATACTACTGCCTTACAGCTAGCAGGCAACAGCTTAATTCACAAGAAATGTCAGCGAGGGCCACAGGTAGCCTTCCATTGCGCTCTCGCCCTTCAGCACAATTCACACGAGTAGAATACTTACACAGAGTTTTTTCCACAAGGGCGTTATCGGTCAGGGCAATGCGCTGCTTCCTGATCTTGCCAAAGCCGCGCTTGTAGATGAGCTCACGCACAGACTTCAGGTTGGGGTAGCTGAAAAGGAAGATGCATAGTTTAGTTCAGAGGAAGAGGACACGTGACGTACAGCAACAGCACAGCTGGAGTGAGCCGTCACCGAGACCACAGTGTTACTCTGGTACCTGGAattcaaacctacaacctcCTGGACACATTCTTGGAGCAACTCATGTTATCAGCCACACACTGACTTGGACAAATCATGCTACTTTGTAGTACAGCGCAAAGTCCCGATTACAGCAAGTGGCAACTCCACCCATTTTGGGGACACGAGGCCAGGCctcaaagtatttttaaatactgagagTGACCGGCCcgtttaaatgttttcaaagctAGCAgagacggagtgtggcacagtgggtaggaactgcgcttgtaaccgaagtcgcaggttcgaatccggtagacactgccgttgtaccctgaGCAAGTACtaactgcattgcttcagtatatatccagctgtataaatggatacaatgtaaagtgctatgtaaaaaagttgtgtaagtcgctctggataagagcgtctgctaaatgcctgtaatgtaatgtaatgtaagaccagCTCTCAAGCACACAAGGTAAAATCATGTATGCATGAGCACAATAGGGAAATACCTAAAAAGTGGAGCAAATCTGTCTTCCCCCAAGTGCAGTATCAACAGTTTGACAGACTGCAGTGTTCTCTTGCCTTTTCCACTTCATCTACCTAAGGATGGACATGGTACCATGGCCAGTCACACAAGCGTGTGGCACCTACCCCCATGCGATGTAGGGCTCAGCGATTCTCAGCATGTTGATGGAGGCCTTGTTGAGCTTGACGAAGACGCCGTTGAAGATCTGGCGAAGACGGAGAAGCTGCAGCACCTTGCGCACCTTGGGGCTGACTCCGTTGATACTGGGAGAGTGTTGGGGAGAGAAACAGGTCAGCACCAAGCGCTAACTCTCACACAGAGGCCGAGGTAGACCTGGCCAGATGTGGTTTCAGACAATGTTGGCTTAATTTCAACAATAAGTCACCATGGTCGATAAGACGGGGAAAAAAGACTGAACATCATTAACCACAGCACATATGAATGACTGGACCATTAAAAAGCTGAtgctggggagggggcacaGGGAAAtttttgcaccccccccccgctgcttgAATGTGACCACTGACGTACCCTCTGATCCTGATCACGAAGGCCAGTTTGGGTTCGGCAGGGACATAGAAGTTCCCAACTTTGCGAGCGGTTCTGCCCAAGCGGACCTCCCGTCTGTACATCTCCCTGTACTCCTTGTGGTAGCACTCTGCCCGTTTGTAGATCAGCTGCCTGGTCACCTTGCGGCTCTATTTaaagcaggagaggagaaaaaatgGGAAGACTTCATTTCAATAACAGCACTGTGCTTAAAGTCTCCCCTGTCATACCAACTACAGTCCAACGAACACACAAAATTGCCACAACTGCCAACAACCACTTCATAGTGCTGGTTTAAGCAAATCACGTGGTACAGGCTTCGTGGCAAATTCTTCCAGATACATGTC
This region of Anguilla rostrata isolate EN2019 chromosome 8, ASM1855537v3, whole genome shotgun sequence genomic DNA includes:
- the rpl7 gene encoding 60S ribosomal protein L7, with product MAGEEAKKVPAVPESLLKRRKAFAAMRAARVKKMLTEKKSRKVTRQLIYKRAECYHKEYREMYRREVRLGRTARKVGNFYVPAEPKLAFVIRIRGINGVSPKVRKVLQLLRLRQIFNGVFVKLNKASINMLRIAEPYIAWGYPNLKSVRELIYKRGFGKIRKQRIALTDNALVEKTLCKFGLICVEDLIHEIYTVGKNFKAANNFLWPFKLSSPRGGMNKKTTHFVEGGDAGNREDQINRLIRRMN